CTGGAGAGGTTGACTTTGCGCGTGCTGCGGTCGAACACGCGAAAGCCGATGGTGGATTCCAGTTCGGCAACCAATTGGCTTACGGCAGAGGCGGTCATCCCGAGCCGCTCGCTGGCTGCCGCGAAGCTACGCATGTCCGCGACGGCAACAAAAGCTTCGAACTGGCGCAGGGTAATTCGGGTCAGCGGCATTCCGCGATTATCAACTTCCGCTTAGTAATTGGCCAGAATCGATCGTTTGTCCTTAAGAGGGCCTTTGGTGAAACTTGACCGAAACCAAGAACTCCCAAGGACAGCCCCATGCTCGGCCCCGAAGTACATGCCGCACTTGCCCGCGAACTGCAGGAGTCCGAGCGCACCGGCGTGCAGCTGCGGCAGTTCTCGCTGCGTCATCCCGGCATGACGATCGAGGACAGCTACGCCATCCAGCGCGCCTGGATGGACCTGAAGCGCGCGGCCGGGCGCACCGTCATCGGCCACAAGATCGGCCTCACCTCGCGCGCGATGCAGATCGCCTCGCAGATCACCGAGCCCGACTACGGCACGCTGCTGGACGACATGCTGGTGCAAAGCGGCGCCGAGCTGGAGGCTGCGCGTTTCATCGTCCCGCGCTTCGAGGTGGAGTTCGCTTTCATCCTCGCCAAGCCACTGAAGGGACCGGGCGTGACGCTGTTCGACGTGCTCAACGCCACCGACTATGTCACGCCGGCGCTGGAGCTGATCGACGCGCGTATCGAACAGGCCGACCGCGAGACGAAGGCGCCGCGCAAGGTGCTGGACACGATCGCCGACAACGCCGCCAACGGGGCCATCGTTCTGGGCGGGCGGCCGATGAAGCCGGACGCGGTTGACTTGCGTTGGGCTGGCGCGCTGCTGTTCAAGAACGGCGTGATCGAGGAATCCGGGCTGGGCGCAGCGGTCCTCAACCATCCGGGCAACGGAGTGGCCTGGCTGGCCAACAAGCTGGCAGCCCACGATGAAGGCCTGGCTGCCGGTGAGATCGTGCTGGGTGGCTCGTTCACGCGTCCGGTGGCCTGCGCCGCCGGCGACGTCTTCCACGCCGACTACGGCCCGCTCGGTGCCATCGCAGTGCGCTTCGTCTGAATCCGTGCAATGAAGACGCCCGAAAACACATTCAAGTCCGCTCTGGCCCGCGGGGATCTGCAGTTGGGCCTGTGGCTGGCACTGGCCGACGCCTATGCCGCCGAACTGTGCGCCGGCTGCGGTTTCCATTGGTTGCTGATCGACGGCGAACATGCGCCGAACGATTTGCGCAACATGCTCGCGGCGCTGCAAGCGGTGGCACCGTATCCAAGCCACCCGGTGGTGCGCATTCCCAAGGCCGACGACACGCTCATCAAGCAGGTGCTGGAGTTGGGTGCAACCACACTGCTCGTGCCCATGGTGGAGTCGGCCGACCAGGCGCGGCAACTCGTTCGCGCGATGCGCTATCCGCCGCAGGGCATCCGCGGCGTCGGCAGCGCCATCGCGAGGTCGGCGCGCTGGTCGCGCTACCCGGACTACCTGCACGAAGCGAACGAACGAATGTGCCTGCTGGTGCAGGTGGAGACCCACGAAGCGCTCGCGCGCATCGAGGAGATCGCGGCGGTCGAAGGCGTCGATGGCGTCTTCATCGGGCCGGCCGACCTGTCGGCTTCCATGGGCTTGATCGGCCAGCCCGCGCATCCCGAAGTGAAGGCCGCCATCACGGAGGCGTTGCACCGCATCGCCCACGCAGGCAAGGCGCCGGGCATCCTGTGCGCGGACGAGGCGCTGGCCCGCCACTACATCGAAGCCGGCGCGCGCTTTGTCGCGCTCGGCGTGGACACTTCCCTGCTGGTCAAGGCCGCCACCGGCCTGGCGTCTCGCTTTGCCGGTGCGGCGCCCGAAGCGCGAACCTTGGCGGCGTACTGAGCATGGCCGAGCCTAACCTCGAAACATTGCGTGCCGCGTTCGCCGGCCGCCTTCTCGTCGATGCGGCCGACACCGCACCCTTTCTCACGGACTGGCGGCGCAAGTGGACTGGCCGTGCGCTGGCTGTGGCACAACCGGACACCGCCGCCGGCGTTGCGGCGGTGCTGGCCTGGTGCCATGTTCACGAAGTGCCGGTGGTTCCGCATGGCGGCAACACCGGCCTGTCGGGCGGCGCCACGCCCGATGCGAGCGGGCGCGCGCTCGTACTCTCGCTGGCACGGCTGAACCGCATCCGCAGCATCGACCCCGTCAGCAACACGCTGGTCGCGGAAGCCGGCGTCACGCTGCAGCAGGTGCAGGACGCCGCGCGCGAAGCCGGGCGGCTGTTTCCGCTGAGTTTGGCCGCCCAAGGTACCTGCACCATCGGCGGCAACCTGGCCACCAACGCAGGCGGTGTGCAGGTACTGCGCTACGGCAATGCGCGCGAGCTGTGCCTGGGCCTGGAAGTCGCCACGCCGCAGGGCGAGATGTGGGGCGGCCTGCGTGGCCTGCGCAAGGACAACACCGGGTATGATCTGCGCGACCTGTACATCGGCAGCGAGGGAACGCTGGGCGTCATCACTGCTGCGACCCTCAAGCTGTTCCCGCTGCCTGCCGCGCAGGTGGTCGCGTTCGTTGCCGTGCCCGCGCCCGGCGCAGCGCTCGCGTTGCTGCAGCTCGCCCAGGCGCAGCTGGGTTCCGGCCTCACCGCCTTCGAGCTGATGAGCGAGCAGTGCCTCCGCTTGGTGGAAAAGCATGTGGCGGCGGCGCGCCGCCCGCTCGAGTCCGTCTCACCCTGGTATGTGCTGCTGGAAGTGAGCGACAGCCAGGACGAAGCGCATGCCGCCGCGGCCATCGAAGGCCTGCTCGAATCCGCGCTGGAGCAGGATCTGGCCACCGATGCCGCGCTGTCCGCCAGCGGCGCGCAGTTCAAGGCGCTGTGGGCGCTGCGCGAGGACATCTCGGAATCGCAGGGCGCCGAAGGCAAGACCATCAAGCACGACATCTCGCTGCCGATCGCGCGCATCCCCGAGTTCATCGAGCGCACCGGCGCTGCTATAGAAAACGGGTTCCCTCAGCTGCGCCTGGTGGTGTTCGGCCACATGGGCGACGGCAACCTGCACTACAACGTTTCGCCTGCCGAAGGTTCGCGCGGCGACGATCAATTCGCGGCGCTCGAAGCGCCGCTCAATCGCCTGGTGCACGACGCGGTCGCTGCTTTCAACGGCTCGATCTCCGCCGAGCACGGACTGGGCGTGCTGCGCCGCGACGAAGCCGCGCGCTACAAGAGCCCGGTGGAGTTGCGCCTGATGCGCGCGGTCAAGGCCGCGCTCGATCCCAAAGGACTGATGAATCCCGGCAAGGTACTTGTCAATGATTCGATGGAAAGACTATGAACTCACCCTTGCTTGACGTTGTCGACGTTGCTGTTTCACCGGACCATTACATTGGCGGCCTCAGGGTCGCCTCTGCCGAAACCTTCGACCTGTTCTCTCCGATCGACCAGAAGCCGCTGGGCCGTATCGCCGAAGGCACTGCAGAACATGTGGACGCCGCGATCCGCGCCGCGCTGCAGGCCTTTCCAGCCTGGAGCGCGATGACTGCGGCTGAGCGCAAGCCCTATCTCGACCGCTTCGCGCAAGAGATCGGCAAGCGCGCCGATGCCTTCTGCGCGCTGGAGAGCACAGATGCCGGCGTACTGCTCTCGCGCATGCGCCATGGTGTGGTACCGCGCGCGATGCTCAACATCACGTGGTTCGCGCAGCACGCCCTCACGCTGCAGGACCGGCCGATGGATACCGACCAGGCGCACCACATCGTGAGGCACGACGCCGCCGGCGTGGTCGTTGTCATCACGCCCTGGAACGCGCCGTTGATGCTGTCCACATGGAAGCTGGGCCCGGCGCTGGCGGCGGGCAACACCTGCATCCTGAAGCCGCCCGAGTGGGCGCCGCTCACCTGCTCGCTGTTGGCCGATGCCGCGCACGCGGCCGGGCTGCCGCCCGGCGTGTTCAACGTGGTCCAGGGTTCGGGCGCGAATACCGGAGCCAAGTTGGTGAGCGACCCGCGCATCGCTCGGGTATCGTTCACCGGCAGCGTGACCACCGCGAAGTGGATTGCGCAGGCCGCGGGCGCCAACCTCGTTCCGTGCAGCCTGGAGCTGGGCGGCAAGAGCCCGTTCATCGTGCTGGAAGACGCCGACCTGGACAACGCTGCGGCCACCGGTGCGCTGATGTACCGCAACGCCGGCCAGGTCTGCCTGGCGGGTACGCGCTTCCTGGTGCACGAGAAGGTTGCGGAGAAGTTCATCGCCGCCATGCGCGGCTATGTCGAGAAACTGAATGTAGGCGACCCACGCGACGAGGCCACCGAAGTCGGCCCAATCATCCATCCGCGCCAGGTGGACCGGGTGATGGGGTTCATCGATCGCGCGAAAGCGGATGGCGCGCAAGTCCTGTGGGGCGGCGCAAGGCATGCCTACGGCGCACAGTACATCCAACCAACCATGGTGACCCACCTGGAGCAGGACGACGAGATCGTGCAGAACGAGGTTTTCGGGCCCGTGCTCACGCTGCAGACCTTCTCGGACGACGAGCAGGCCGTGCAGATGGCCAACGGTACGGACTACGGCCTGGGCGGCGTGTGCTACGGCGAAACCCGGCACGCCACCGAGGTCGCGCAGCGGGTGCGCACCGGCTTCATCTGGGTCAACAGCTTCGGCATCCGCGATCTGGCCGCCCCCTTCGGCGGCATCAAGCGATCGGGCGTCGGGCGCGAGGGCGGCGACTGGAGCTTCGAGTTCTTCTGCGACGTGAAGGATGTGGTCGTTCCGAAGAAGCCCTTCCGCGCCAGTTTCAGCCACCGCTAGATTTCAAGAGAGGAGCCACCATGGGAAAAATCGTCGGCGCGGCCATCGTGTCGCACCACCCCGGCCTGATGCAATGCGAGGAGTTTCGCGTCTACATGGGCGCGGGGGCGGATTCGGATCTCATTGCCGGCTACGGCCGATTGCGCAAGAAAATCGAAGCGGTGAAACCGGATGTCGTGATGATCTTCGATTCGCACTGGTTCACCACCGGCTACCACCTGGTGGACGCGGGTGAGCGCTACAGCGGAACCTACATCTCGGACGAAATGCCGTGGTACCTGCACGGCGTGCCCTACGACTACCGCGGCCACCCCGAGCTGGCGCTGGCCATCGAGGCCGTGTCGCGCGAGCGGGGCGGCTACAACCGCGCCATCCGGCATCCGGAGTTGGGACGCCACTACCCCACCATCAACCTGGTCAAGCAGCTTCGGCTGGAAACCATGGACTTGCCGGTGGTCGCCGTCAGTTCGTGCCAGAACTGCGACTGGGAGCAGTTCCTCCCATCGGGTGAGGCGATCGGCGAGGCGATCCGGCGCAGCGACCTGCGCGTGCTGCTGTTGGCTTCCGGTGCGCTGAGCCACAAGTTCAACGGCATCGACTGGAAACCCAGGAACCCGCGCATCTACCACGAGAGCAATGTGTCGCGGCCAGAGAACATCGAGAGCGACAAGCAGGCCATCGCACTGATGAAGGAGGGCCGGCATGACCTGATCCTCGAACGTTGGGATGAGGACTACCGGCGCAAGCCCTGGGAAGCCTTCGGCGCGCACTACCTGCAGATGCTGGGCGCGCTGGGCGGCACGGCCTGCCGCTTCAAGGGCGAGACGCTCTCCGACTACGAAAACGCCCGCGGCACGGGCAACATCCATGTGTGGTTCGAAACGCAGCCACACCTCGACACGCAGGATGCTCGCGGCCTCAGCG
The sequence above is a segment of the Variovorax terrae genome. Coding sequences within it:
- the hpaH gene encoding 2-oxo-hept-4-ene-1,7-dioate hydratase, giving the protein MLGPEVHAALARELQESERTGVQLRQFSLRHPGMTIEDSYAIQRAWMDLKRAAGRTVIGHKIGLTSRAMQIASQITEPDYGTLLDDMLVQSGAELEAARFIVPRFEVEFAFILAKPLKGPGVTLFDVLNATDYVTPALELIDARIEQADRETKAPRKVLDTIADNAANGAIVLGGRPMKPDAVDLRWAGALLFKNGVIEESGLGAAVLNHPGNGVAWLANKLAAHDEGLAAGEIVLGGSFTRPVACAAGDVFHADYGPLGAIAVRFV
- the hpaI gene encoding 4-hydroxy-2-oxoheptanedioate aldolase, whose product is MKTPENTFKSALARGDLQLGLWLALADAYAAELCAGCGFHWLLIDGEHAPNDLRNMLAALQAVAPYPSHPVVRIPKADDTLIKQVLELGATTLLVPMVESADQARQLVRAMRYPPQGIRGVGSAIARSARWSRYPDYLHEANERMCLLVQVETHEALARIEEIAAVEGVDGVFIGPADLSASMGLIGQPAHPEVKAAITEALHRIAHAGKAPGILCADEALARHYIEAGARFVALGVDTSLLVKAATGLASRFAGAAPEARTLAAY
- a CDS encoding FAD-binding oxidoreductase produces the protein MAEPNLETLRAAFAGRLLVDAADTAPFLTDWRRKWTGRALAVAQPDTAAGVAAVLAWCHVHEVPVVPHGGNTGLSGGATPDASGRALVLSLARLNRIRSIDPVSNTLVAEAGVTLQQVQDAAREAGRLFPLSLAAQGTCTIGGNLATNAGGVQVLRYGNARELCLGLEVATPQGEMWGGLRGLRKDNTGYDLRDLYIGSEGTLGVITAATLKLFPLPAAQVVAFVAVPAPGAALALLQLAQAQLGSGLTAFELMSEQCLRLVEKHVAAARRPLESVSPWYVLLEVSDSQDEAHAAAAIEGLLESALEQDLATDAALSASGAQFKALWALREDISESQGAEGKTIKHDISLPIARIPEFIERTGAAIENGFPQLRLVVFGHMGDGNLHYNVSPAEGSRGDDQFAALEAPLNRLVHDAVAAFNGSISAEHGLGVLRRDEAARYKSPVELRLMRAVKAALDPKGLMNPGKVLVNDSMERL
- a CDS encoding aldehyde dehydrogenase; protein product: MNSPLLDVVDVAVSPDHYIGGLRVASAETFDLFSPIDQKPLGRIAEGTAEHVDAAIRAALQAFPAWSAMTAAERKPYLDRFAQEIGKRADAFCALESTDAGVLLSRMRHGVVPRAMLNITWFAQHALTLQDRPMDTDQAHHIVRHDAAGVVVVITPWNAPLMLSTWKLGPALAAGNTCILKPPEWAPLTCSLLADAAHAAGLPPGVFNVVQGSGANTGAKLVSDPRIARVSFTGSVTTAKWIAQAAGANLVPCSLELGGKSPFIVLEDADLDNAAATGALMYRNAGQVCLAGTRFLVHEKVAEKFIAAMRGYVEKLNVGDPRDEATEVGPIIHPRQVDRVMGFIDRAKADGAQVLWGGARHAYGAQYIQPTMVTHLEQDDEIVQNEVFGPVLTLQTFSDDEQAVQMANGTDYGLGGVCYGETRHATEVAQRVRTGFIWVNSFGIRDLAAPFGGIKRSGVGREGGDWSFEFFCDVKDVVVPKKPFRASFSHR
- a CDS encoding extradiol ring-cleavage dioxygenase, whose protein sequence is MGKIVGAAIVSHHPGLMQCEEFRVYMGAGADSDLIAGYGRLRKKIEAVKPDVVMIFDSHWFTTGYHLVDAGERYSGTYISDEMPWYLHGVPYDYRGHPELALAIEAVSRERGGYNRAIRHPELGRHYPTINLVKQLRLETMDLPVVAVSSCQNCDWEQFLPSGEAIGEAIRRSDLRVLLLASGALSHKFNGIDWKPRNPRIYHESNVSRPENIESDKQAIALMKEGRHDLILERWDEDYRRKPWEAFGAHYLQMLGALGGTACRFKGETLSDYENARGTGNIHVWFETQPHLDTQDARGLSEYTPIVTA